GCTGAAAGTGAACAAACGAAAAGGGAACCGGAATCTATCTACTCATCAGAAATACGAGAGTATCTACAAATTATTAAGGAAATTGTGATTAACGAAAATGAAAAGCGCAACCTCGATGATGAAATATCCGAAAAGACAACAAGCCTTTGTTCGAAGATCGATACTCTCCTCCCCTACATAGAAACGCTCGGTAGTGCGCAAACGAAGCATGATATTAAAATGATCGTCATGAAAGACTTGAATAGTGTCATCAACCCCTTCTTGAGGCTGAGTGTTGAAAACAAGCTGAAAAATAGGCGGAAATTATTAGACGGTCTCCGTGACATCAACCTAAAGCTGAAAGTGATCTCTACATCCATTGAACAACACGACATCTATGAGTTGGAGAGAAAGCTTGATCTTATTACCGAAAAATATAATGCGAAAGAAATTTACTAATCACTTTTAAGGAGCGTGTTATAGCAATGACGACACAGACTATCCAATTAGTTAAACAAGAAGACATCATCAAGATCCAATCTGAAGCAGAAAATGTGGTGCGCCAGCTGCAAACGGATAATCAAAGCCAGATGGATTCAATTTTTGAGCAGCTGGGTAATTTGGGCGAAAGCACCCAACGAAATGCCGCTGAATCTCTCGAAATTCTAAAACGACCTGTGAAAGATCTGATGGAAGGGAAAAACAATGATATTCCCAATACACTCTTAAAGCTTCGTTCTTGCACAGAGGAATTGAATCCTAACAAAATCTTCCAAAGCGGTGGGATCAGCAATCTTTTCAACAGAATCTTAGGGAAAAACCCAATTTCCACCTATATTCGAAAATATGAATCCGTTAGCACACAAATTGATAACATCATTGCCTCCTTGCTTACTGGCAGTGACAAGTTAAAAGAAGATGTCATTAACTTGAAATACATTAAGAAAAAATCCGGTGAAAATATTTATGAATTGGAGAAACGGATTTACTTTGGTAACAAGTTGCTTGAGATGCTTGAAGTTGAAAGCAATAAGCCTGAAAATCAACTTCGCAAACCCGAATTTGAAAAAGCAATGGTCAAAGTCGTAACAAGAGTAAAAAATATGAGTCAAATGATCAACATTTTACAACAATCCATCGCTTCTGTTGATGTTATTGCGGACAATAACGAAAAGTTGGATGAAGCGGTCTTTAACGCGATTACGATGACGCAAAACGTTGTCACAGTGTCCGCTGCCATTCAGTTGGCCCTGAATAATCAGAAGAAGGTAATCGAAGCCGTACAAAATACCAATCAAGCGATTGAGGATATGCTGGTAGCCAATGCTCAAAGCTTAAAACAGAATACACAAGAAATCACCTCGATGCTGGAGCAACCAAGTATCGCAATCAATAAACTGCAGCAGGCATTTAATGATGTGTATAGTGCAATCCAAATTACCGAAGATTCAAATCGGAGAATTATCGATTCTAGCAAAAACTTCATCCAAGAGATGGATAAGCTCAATGTAGACATGAGAGCAAAACTCGGTATGGCAGATCCAAATCAACTTTCTGCACCAGCCAATCAGCAAACCTCACTTCTACAGTAAATAACAAAAGAGGAAACCAAGTGATCTTTCCTTGGTTTCCTCTTGTCTTTTCTTAGCGACCTATCGCTCCCCGGGAGATGACGCCTTCAAGGAGCTCTCCGACACCTGATGAAGCTTTTTCACTGAACATTATTCTACAAAAAAGTTTTCACTGCCCATTAGTTCCGTGTAAACTTTTTTCGTGTATTGTACAATCGCTGGCGGTGCCGTCTTAACCGATCCCGCATCAAAAGGGGGCTTCGGATCGTACTCAAGCGTCAACTGCGTTGCCTGTGCTATCTCTACTCCAAACTCCCAAGCTACAACTTGGAGCGCCATGTCAATGCCGGAAGACACGCCCGCTGCAGTGACAATCTTCCCATGGTGCACGACCCGCTCCTCCTGCGGAATCGCACCCAGAGCGCGAAGAGATTCGCATACAAACCAGTGGCTCGTTGCCGGTACTCCTTCCAGCAGACCTGCAGCACCGAAAACCATTGAGCCTGAACAAACCGAAGTCGTCCATTTCGATGTCTTATGTAACTGGCGAATCCAGTTCAGCGTCTCTTCGTCATTCATTAGCTCCTTACAACCTATACCGCCAGGAACGATTAAAACATCCGCAGAATGGACTTCCGCATAACAGTATTCTGCATGCAGGTAGCCCATCTTTGAATCGAGTTGAATCAATCCTTTTTCTTTCGCGACAAATTTGATTTTGCATTTCATACTTCCAGCGAACGCTTCATAAGGACCAATTGCATCTAATGCTGTCACACCGTTATACAACAAAAT
The window above is part of the Brevibacillus antibioticus genome. Proteins encoded here:
- a CDS encoding UPF0016 family protein; the protein is MKKRIRYRKRYAFLGAVAGYFIALLASPILPTFIMLAIPLLTVAIGVVFAEKKEQQFSGLTVPEPVQRIPSNEAESEQTKREPESIYSSEIREYLQIIKEIVINENEKRNLDDEISEKTTSLCSKIDTLLPYIETLGSAQTKHDIKMIVMKDLNSVINPFLRLSVENKLKNRRKLLDGLRDINLKLKVISTSIEQHDIYELERKLDLITEKYNAKEIY
- a CDS encoding toxic anion resistance protein, whose protein sequence is MTTQTIQLVKQEDIIKIQSEAENVVRQLQTDNQSQMDSIFEQLGNLGESTQRNAAESLEILKRPVKDLMEGKNNDIPNTLLKLRSCTEELNPNKIFQSGGISNLFNRILGKNPISTYIRKYESVSTQIDNIIASLLTGSDKLKEDVINLKYIKKKSGENIYELEKRIYFGNKLLEMLEVESNKPENQLRKPEFEKAMVKVVTRVKNMSQMINILQQSIASVDVIADNNEKLDEAVFNAITMTQNVVTVSAAIQLALNNQKKVIEAVQNTNQAIEDMLVANAQSLKQNTQEITSMLEQPSIAINKLQQAFNDVYSAIQITEDSNRRIIDSSKNFIQEMDKLNVDMRAKLGMADPNQLSAPANQQTSLLQ
- a CDS encoding DJ-1/PfpI family protein; protein product: MEVAILLYNGVTALDAIGPYEAFAGSMKCKIKFVAKEKGLIQLDSKMGYLHAEYCYAEVHSADVLIVPGGIGCKELMNDEETLNWIRQLHKTSKWTTSVCSGSMVFGAAGLLEGVPATSHWFVCESLRALGAIPQEERVVHHGKIVTAAGVSSGIDMALQVVAWEFGVEIAQATQLTLEYDPKPPFDAGSVKTAPPAIVQYTKKVYTELMGSENFFVE